The following are from one region of the Actinoplanes sp. L3-i22 genome:
- a CDS encoding TetR/AcrR family transcriptional regulator produces the protein MTTVDQRHRTTPPAPRRRSRRDEILEIAVGLFASRGYHGVSMDDIGSAAGVTGPALYHHFAGKEAMLVAALIPVSDGLLEGGRERVARHPAEAEAALADLIDFHVDFALANPAVIALHLHELDRLPEEPRRQIRKLQRLYVEEWVGVLTLLRPELDAAEARVLAHAAFGLMNSTPFLGGEVERRRRAALLRDATMHALTGR, from the coding sequence GCGGCGGTCACGCCGCGACGAAATCCTCGAGATCGCGGTCGGGCTGTTCGCATCCCGCGGCTATCACGGTGTCTCGATGGACGACATCGGCTCGGCGGCCGGCGTCACCGGCCCGGCGTTGTATCACCACTTCGCCGGCAAGGAGGCGATGCTGGTCGCCGCGCTGATCCCGGTCAGCGACGGCCTGCTGGAGGGCGGCCGGGAACGGGTCGCCCGCCACCCGGCCGAGGCCGAGGCGGCGCTTGCCGACCTGATCGACTTCCACGTCGACTTCGCCCTGGCGAACCCGGCGGTGATCGCCCTGCACCTGCACGAGCTGGACCGTCTGCCGGAGGAGCCGCGCCGGCAGATCCGGAAGCTGCAGCGCCTCTACGTGGAGGAGTGGGTCGGCGTGCTCACCCTGCTGCGGCCCGAGTTGGACGCGGCCGAGGCGCGGGTGCTGGCGCACGCCGCGTTCGGCCTGATGAACTCGACGCCGTTCCTGGGCGGCGAGGTGGAGCGGCGCCGGCGCGCGGCCCTGCTGCGCGACGCCACCATGCATGCCCTGACCGGCCGCTGA